One stretch of Chitinophaga pendula DNA includes these proteins:
- the nudK gene encoding GDP-mannose pyrophosphatase NudK, which produces MEMNVLIKSTEILSDNWYVLKKITYDYRKKSGHWETQVREAYDRGNGAVILLYNEERGTVVLTQQFRLPTFINGNEGGMLIEACAGLLDKDSPEDCIRREAEEETGYQVREVRKVFEAYMSPGSVTELLYFFVAAYTDDMQVHGGGGLAHEQEEITVLELPIVRAMAMVENGEIRDGKTILLLQYVCLHGLL; this is translated from the coding sequence ATGGAAATGAATGTTCTTATCAAGTCGACAGAGATATTATCAGACAATTGGTATGTATTGAAGAAGATCACTTATGACTACCGGAAGAAGAGCGGGCATTGGGAGACACAGGTGCGGGAAGCGTATGACCGGGGGAATGGGGCGGTGATATTATTGTACAACGAGGAGCGGGGTACGGTGGTATTGACGCAGCAGTTCCGGCTGCCGACATTTATCAACGGTAATGAGGGGGGTATGTTGATAGAAGCCTGTGCGGGGTTGTTGGATAAGGATAGTCCGGAGGATTGTATCCGGCGGGAGGCGGAGGAGGAAACGGGTTACCAGGTGCGGGAGGTGCGGAAGGTATTTGAGGCGTATATGTCGCCGGGATCGGTAACGGAGTTATTGTATTTTTTTGTGGCGGCGTATACGGATGATATGCAGGTACACGGAGGTGGTGGGTTGGCACATGAGCAGGAGGAGATTACGGTGTTAGAGCTACCTATTGTGCGAGCGATGGCGATGGTGGAAAATGGGGAGATACGGGATGGTAAGACGATATTATTGTTGCAATATGTGTGTTTGCACGGGCTGCTGTAG
- a CDS encoding DeoR/GlpR family DNA-binding transcription regulator, whose protein sequence is MAYPDRKLKILQALADHTHLEVQELSALLDISPVTIRRDLQQMAEEGLLLRTHGGAMKHDQHIAFTAFADKSKVAAAAKEEIGKLAATHVQEGDTIFLDCGSTVFAMCEHLKKIKNLRIITNSLPVMAAFMDTPQIMINLAGGELDRDRRAIHGQQAIQHINSYHAQKAFIGTDGLSIAKGLSANSEKEASMSKAMAVNADQVFLLCDASKIGKDSYFAFAPLHLIHHLISDASLSTQQRKILRSGKVNILS, encoded by the coding sequence ATGGCTTACCCGGATAGAAAACTGAAAATATTACAGGCACTCGCAGATCATACCCACCTCGAAGTACAGGAGCTCTCCGCACTACTCGACATATCACCCGTCACCATTCGCCGCGACCTGCAACAAATGGCAGAAGAAGGACTACTTCTTCGTACGCATGGTGGCGCAATGAAACACGATCAGCATATCGCCTTCACCGCCTTCGCAGATAAAAGCAAAGTCGCCGCCGCCGCCAAAGAAGAGATTGGTAAATTGGCAGCCACACACGTACAGGAAGGAGATACCATATTCCTGGATTGCGGTAGCACCGTATTCGCCATGTGCGAACACCTGAAAAAAATTAAAAACCTGCGCATCATCACCAACTCCCTCCCCGTAATGGCCGCTTTCATGGATACTCCCCAGATAATGATTAACCTGGCAGGAGGGGAGCTGGACCGCGATCGTCGTGCCATCCACGGTCAGCAAGCAATACAACATATCAACAGCTATCACGCACAAAAAGCCTTCATCGGCACTGATGGCCTCTCCATAGCCAAAGGACTCTCCGCCAACAGCGAAAAAGAAGCCTCCATGAGCAAAGCCATGGCCGTTAACGCCGATCAGGTATTCCTCCTCTGCGATGCCTCCAAAATCGGTAAAGACAGCTACTTTGCATTTGCACCGCTGCACCTTATCCATCACCTCATCAGCGATGCCTCCCTCTCCACACAACAACGTAAGATCCTGCGATCCGGAAAAGTCAACATATTATCCTGA
- a CDS encoding ATP-binding protein — MQKRPHTEGEQSIMNISRQHIQLSAKTLMLWLLCLLTAVPSIHAQQPGGELENIMKRLSTEKNDSIRAYLSMQVANRLEAKDSIKVMQYFQQAQQLSRKYNPRLSGRIYLSMSGWYMERDEHDQSDSVNRLAMTLLNKDTSREGKRIYYRAAANLAYRKLLNGDNRGWTHEYLELIPKVESVRDTSHLIHLYNDLASNYTSLLEFRQSIPYFLRSISYMKAADASPHSLAKAEIGLATAMAEMDSVNGLDTRLQQARQHLDQIKDTLPIWSAYYYALGKYKYRLGENTAATTAFRQGLALAQRMDLSWDVLNNMLGLATTWQKTNQHQDALTLMNEAYPLSRQIKEGPFILDVLRLRAASENKLGLYAKAAGDLQDYITLSDSIQRAATARMVLDLDAKYQSDRKERQIQQLQHDNERTSLILDKHRLFVWLLTMIAIALLLIVIFIFLFYRNSRKLLFHQQRLHQLELDRVKQEHRISLLSAMLDGQEQERTRLARDLHDGLGGLLSAVKLQLADMSRVLTQPGEQSLLQKIARHMDNAIDELRRVARNMMPEILLRYGLGEAVQEYCRALKAPGTAITCQVFNYKDNDNRSTQTVVYRIMQELVNNAVKYASASQILVQLQQTDNRLFLTVEDNGVGFDVKAASSNIGSTGLNNIYARTAFLNGKINIDSQPGNGTAVFMECEFA, encoded by the coding sequence ATGCAGAAAAGGCCACATACCGAAGGAGAACAGTCTATTATGAACATATCCAGACAGCATATCCAGCTGTCAGCTAAGACATTAATGCTATGGCTACTATGCCTGCTGACAGCTGTTCCATCCATACATGCCCAGCAACCCGGAGGTGAGCTGGAAAATATTATGAAACGGCTTAGCACCGAAAAGAATGATAGCATCCGAGCCTACCTGAGCATGCAGGTCGCTAATCGCCTTGAAGCGAAAGACAGCATTAAGGTCATGCAGTATTTTCAGCAGGCGCAGCAACTGTCGCGTAAATACAATCCTCGCCTCAGCGGTAGGATATACCTGTCCATGTCGGGATGGTATATGGAACGGGATGAACATGATCAAAGCGACTCCGTAAACCGGCTCGCAATGACCTTGTTAAATAAAGACACCTCCCGCGAAGGGAAACGCATATACTACCGTGCAGCCGCCAATCTCGCCTATCGTAAACTGCTCAATGGCGACAACAGAGGCTGGACCCATGAATACCTCGAACTCATTCCCAAAGTAGAATCCGTACGCGATACCTCTCATCTTATCCATCTCTATAACGACCTGGCCAGCAACTATACCAGCCTGCTCGAATTCCGCCAGTCCATTCCCTACTTCCTCAGGTCTATCAGCTACATGAAAGCAGCCGATGCCAGCCCCCATTCCCTGGCAAAAGCAGAAATAGGCCTCGCCACCGCTATGGCGGAAATGGATAGCGTCAACGGATTGGACACCCGCCTGCAGCAAGCCCGCCAACACCTCGATCAGATAAAAGATACCTTGCCAATATGGTCCGCCTATTATTACGCGCTAGGCAAATACAAATACCGGCTCGGGGAAAATACCGCTGCCACCACCGCATTCCGGCAAGGACTGGCACTGGCGCAAAGAATGGACCTCAGCTGGGATGTACTCAATAACATGCTGGGCCTCGCCACTACCTGGCAAAAAACCAATCAACACCAGGATGCCCTTACCCTCATGAATGAAGCATACCCGCTATCCCGGCAGATAAAAGAAGGCCCCTTCATCCTGGATGTACTCCGCCTGAGAGCGGCTTCGGAAAATAAACTGGGACTATACGCCAAAGCTGCTGGTGACCTGCAGGATTATATCACGCTGTCCGATAGCATACAACGGGCAGCAACCGCCCGGATGGTATTGGACCTGGATGCAAAATACCAGTCAGATCGCAAAGAAAGACAAATACAACAGTTACAGCACGATAACGAACGTACCTCCCTGATCCTGGATAAACATCGCCTGTTCGTCTGGCTGTTAACTATGATCGCTATCGCCCTGCTACTGATAGTGATATTCATATTCCTCTTCTACCGTAACAGCCGAAAACTGCTATTCCATCAGCAACGACTACACCAGTTGGAACTCGACCGTGTTAAACAGGAACATCGTATATCCCTGCTCTCTGCCATGCTCGATGGACAGGAACAGGAACGCACCCGCCTCGCCCGCGATCTCCATGATGGGCTGGGTGGTCTGCTGTCCGCCGTAAAATTGCAACTGGCAGACATGTCCCGCGTACTCACACAACCAGGCGAACAATCACTCCTGCAAAAAATCGCCCGGCATATGGATAACGCCATCGACGAACTGCGTCGCGTAGCCCGCAATATGATGCCGGAAATACTCCTGCGTTATGGCCTGGGAGAAGCCGTACAGGAATACTGCCGCGCACTCAAAGCCCCGGGCACCGCCATCACCTGTCAGGTGTTTAACTACAAAGACAATGACAACCGCTCCACCCAAACCGTCGTATACCGCATCATGCAGGAACTGGTAAATAATGCCGTCAAATACGCCAGCGCTTCTCAAATATTGGTGCAACTACAGCAAACAGATAATCGTTTATTCCTTACCGTAGAAGATAATGGCGTCGGCTTTGATGTAAAAGCCGCCAGTAGCAACATCGGCAGCACAGGCTTGAATAACATCTACGCACGTACTGCATTCCTCAACGGCAAAATAAATATCGACTCTCAACCAGGTAACGGTACCGCTGTCTTCATGGAGTGTGAGTTTGCGTAG
- a CDS encoding sensor histidine kinase, which yields MGKAIFLYVLHSCCWLMPLNTYSIAKTVTPPVTSIKQTAEVPSPYISNYTYLADLSQDENMRWKESAANRSRITYEAEKQELLLVKHQLINWLWLLLGIILLLVALLASVYYRHGRRWTVKKKRLVQLEEDTRYQEQRIYQLSAMLEGQERERSQLARDLHDSLGGLLSGIKLQLSGIASFLQDGPQLALVKQTMCRMDNAMDELRSIARNMMPDVLIQYGLQEAIMDYCRALTTTEVNITCQVYNYTESLNITRQTVLYRIVQELVSNALKYAGASNILVQLQQSGPRLYLTVEDNGKGFEPLHSSQAAGTGLASIRARVAYLNGNIEFQSQPGAGTSISIECDIA from the coding sequence ATGGGGAAGGCTATATTCCTGTATGTATTACACAGCTGCTGTTGGCTGATGCCGCTGAATACATACAGCATAGCCAAAACTGTCACCCCTCCGGTTACCTCAATAAAGCAAACTGCTGAGGTGCCGTCTCCCTATATCTCCAACTATACCTACCTGGCCGATCTCTCACAGGATGAAAATATGCGCTGGAAAGAGAGCGCCGCAAATAGATCCCGGATTACCTACGAAGCAGAAAAACAAGAACTGCTCCTGGTAAAACATCAGCTTATCAACTGGCTCTGGCTACTCCTGGGAATCATACTCCTGCTGGTAGCACTGCTTGCCAGCGTCTACTACCGTCACGGCCGCCGCTGGACCGTCAAAAAGAAACGATTGGTACAGCTGGAAGAAGATACTCGCTACCAGGAACAACGCATCTACCAGCTGTCGGCAATGCTGGAAGGCCAGGAACGAGAACGCAGCCAGCTGGCCCGCGACCTGCATGATAGCCTGGGTGGCCTCTTGTCAGGCATCAAACTACAACTATCCGGTATTGCTTCCTTCCTCCAGGATGGCCCTCAACTGGCACTCGTAAAACAGACCATGTGCCGCATGGACAATGCCATGGATGAATTGAGATCCATCGCTCGCAATATGATGCCCGATGTACTCATTCAATATGGCCTGCAGGAAGCTATTATGGACTATTGCCGTGCCTTGACAACTACCGAAGTGAATATTACCTGTCAGGTATACAATTATACAGAAAGCCTCAACATAACCAGACAAACCGTATTGTACCGCATTGTTCAGGAGCTGGTCAGCAACGCCCTGAAATACGCAGGGGCCTCCAATATCTTGGTCCAATTGCAGCAATCCGGCCCCCGTCTCTATCTCACCGTCGAAGACAATGGAAAAGGCTTCGAACCCCTGCACAGCAGTCAGGCAGCAGGTACCGGCCTGGCAAGTATACGCGCGAGAGTAGCCTACCTCAACGGGAATATCGAATTTCAGTCCCAACCAGGAGCTGGTACCAGCATCTCCATCGAATGTGATATCGCATAA
- a CDS encoding glycosyltransferase family 4 protein: MSTAPVHRLKVFTWHIHGSYLYYLSQGKYDIYIPVNEQRSSGYYGRGNTFPFGVNVHEIPADAVRDMDFDCILFQCEQNYLVDQYEILSLAQQSLPRIYLEHNAPPGEAALTRHVLTDPDILLVHVTYYNHLMWNNNDQCSVVIEHGVTDSAMPYTGETPRGLVIINHLRQRGRILGWDIFREISKVIPLDLVGMGTEQDGLGEVLHPQLPEFRSRYRFYFHPARHTSLGLSVCEAMISGLPVVGLATTELATVIDNGYTGFIHTNLRYLVDKMKILLEDQQLARRIGEAGQISARERFNIERFVKDWHTVFTSVIHRQLQHVSHQLTTLSV, translated from the coding sequence ATGAGCACAGCACCTGTTCACCGGCTAAAGGTGTTTACCTGGCATATTCACGGGAGCTACCTGTATTACCTGTCACAGGGAAAATATGATATATACATCCCTGTCAACGAACAACGCTCCTCGGGATACTACGGACGTGGCAACACTTTTCCTTTTGGAGTCAACGTGCATGAGATACCTGCCGATGCTGTCAGGGACATGGATTTTGACTGTATCCTCTTTCAATGCGAACAAAACTACCTGGTAGACCAGTATGAGATACTTTCCCTGGCACAGCAAAGCCTGCCACGCATTTATCTGGAGCACAATGCACCTCCTGGAGAAGCTGCCCTCACACGCCACGTACTCACCGACCCGGACATACTATTAGTACATGTCACATATTACAATCACCTGATGTGGAACAACAACGATCAGTGTTCCGTCGTCATCGAGCATGGAGTAACAGATTCGGCTATGCCTTACACAGGAGAAACACCAAGAGGGCTCGTTATCATCAATCACCTGCGTCAAAGAGGTCGCATACTGGGATGGGACATATTCCGGGAGATAAGTAAAGTAATACCACTCGACCTCGTTGGCATGGGAACTGAACAGGATGGCCTGGGAGAAGTGTTGCACCCTCAGTTGCCGGAATTCAGAAGCCGCTACCGGTTCTACTTTCATCCGGCACGCCATACCAGCCTGGGCCTGTCAGTATGTGAAGCCATGATCAGTGGACTACCTGTCGTAGGCCTCGCCACTACAGAACTGGCCACCGTCATTGATAATGGGTATACCGGATTTATACATACAAACCTCCGCTATCTTGTAGATAAAATGAAAATCCTCTTGGAGGATCAACAGCTAGCCCGCCGCATCGGAGAGGCCGGGCAAATCTCCGCCAGGGAACGCTTCAATATAGAACGTTTTGTGAAGGACTGGCACACCGTCTTTACTTCCGTCATCCACCGTCAGTTACAGCATGTTTCTCATCAATTAACAACACTATCTGTATGA
- a CDS encoding glycosyltransferase: MKKRIAFISDHASPLAALGGVDTGGQNVYVGELAKHLVRKGYEIDVFTRWENPHLPQRLQWINGVRIIHIDAGPRTTVAKEDLLPFMQEFTDNMISFIRTENISYKLVHANFFMSALVAAALKKKLHLPFVVTFHALGHVRRLHQGEQDRFPPERIGIEETAIREADQIIAECPQDKDDLMGFYMAPEDKITVIPCGFNPEELYPIDKLLARRMLRLPAEEIILLQLGRMVPRKGIDNVIHALKHIKYTGANVRLIVVGGEATVSANGHHPEICRLKQLAKDLGVTARVTFAGRKSREEIKYYYAAADLFITTPWYEPFGITPLEAMACGTPVIGADVGGIKYSVVDGKTGYLVPPNDPEALAIKINSLITDKALLNSMSREAIKRVNALFTWQQVANMVSTLYERILAEEQSDAVDNVLEEFSLIDAAFEDAANMISVCRKQLRLPIRNATHVICKSLQQGKKVLICGNGNSYMQIQQFISFLSGRMDTMAGPALPVIVLSGAITGPAAPLYDYDNTTRDALARQVEALGQKGDVLLCLSMDGQPGNIVKAMEMARRQRMSCVALLGKDGGEAIEYADVPLLVPFGNVQLIEEMHLHLLHTLGMLLENRLCSGRTQTELLPGTIPANTQHTPRINGAEAVLR, translated from the coding sequence ATGAAAAAACGCATCGCATTTATCAGTGACCATGCCTCTCCTCTAGCCGCATTAGGGGGAGTAGATACCGGCGGACAAAACGTTTATGTAGGCGAACTCGCCAAACACCTCGTCAGGAAAGGATATGAAATAGACGTTTTCACCCGCTGGGAAAATCCGCACTTACCTCAACGGCTGCAATGGATCAATGGTGTACGCATCATCCACATCGACGCCGGCCCCCGGACCACAGTAGCAAAGGAAGACCTGCTTCCCTTCATGCAGGAGTTTACTGACAACATGATCAGCTTTATACGTACTGAAAATATATCCTACAAACTGGTACATGCCAACTTCTTTATGTCAGCACTGGTGGCTGCCGCATTGAAAAAGAAATTACATCTTCCCTTTGTCGTTACTTTCCATGCACTGGGGCATGTACGTCGCCTCCACCAGGGAGAACAAGACCGGTTCCCGCCAGAAAGGATTGGTATAGAAGAAACAGCTATACGGGAAGCAGACCAGATCATCGCAGAGTGTCCACAGGATAAAGATGACTTGATGGGTTTCTATATGGCGCCAGAAGATAAGATCACAGTAATACCTTGTGGATTTAATCCGGAAGAACTATACCCGATAGACAAACTGTTGGCCCGCCGTATGCTCCGCCTCCCGGCCGAAGAGATCATCCTGCTCCAGCTGGGCAGAATGGTGCCTAGAAAAGGCATCGATAATGTGATCCATGCGTTGAAACATATTAAATATACAGGGGCTAATGTAAGACTGATAGTAGTAGGTGGCGAAGCTACCGTATCCGCAAATGGGCATCATCCGGAAATATGCCGCCTGAAACAGCTGGCAAAAGACTTAGGCGTTACCGCTCGTGTCACTTTCGCCGGAAGAAAAAGCCGGGAAGAGATCAAATACTACTATGCAGCAGCAGACCTCTTTATCACCACTCCCTGGTATGAACCTTTTGGTATCACACCGCTGGAAGCCATGGCTTGCGGTACACCTGTGATAGGGGCCGACGTCGGAGGTATCAAATACAGCGTGGTCGACGGAAAAACCGGGTATCTCGTTCCTCCGAATGATCCCGAAGCACTGGCCATAAAGATCAACAGCCTCATCACAGACAAAGCATTGCTCAACAGTATGTCCCGGGAAGCCATTAAACGGGTGAATGCTTTATTCACCTGGCAGCAGGTAGCTAACATGGTCAGCACACTTTACGAACGTATACTGGCAGAAGAACAATCAGATGCTGTAGACAATGTGCTTGAAGAATTCTCTCTCATAGATGCTGCTTTTGAAGATGCCGCTAATATGATCTCCGTGTGCCGTAAACAGCTGCGCCTGCCCATCCGTAATGCAACCCATGTAATCTGCAAAAGTCTGCAACAAGGCAAAAAGGTATTGATTTGTGGTAACGGTAACAGCTACATGCAAATACAGCAATTCATATCCTTTCTCTCCGGACGGATGGATACAATGGCTGGACCAGCGTTACCGGTGATCGTACTAAGTGGCGCCATCACAGGACCGGCAGCACCGTTGTATGACTATGATAATACTACCCGCGATGCACTCGCCAGGCAAGTGGAGGCATTGGGACAAAAAGGAGATGTATTGCTTTGCCTGAGCATGGATGGCCAGCCGGGTAATATCGTCAAAGCAATGGAAATGGCCCGCAGGCAACGCATGTCCTGTGTAGCATTACTGGGCAAGGATGGGGGAGAGGCAATAGAATACGCAGATGTACCGTTATTGGTGCCTTTCGGTAATGTACAGCTCATCGAAGAAATGCACTTGCATCTGTTGCATACCCTGGGCATGCTGTTGGAAAACAGACTGTGTAGCGGTCGTACGCAGACAGAATTACTACCTGGTACAATACCTGCAAATACACAGCACACCCCCCGGATCAATGGTGCCGAAGCCGTACTTCGCTGA
- a CDS encoding D-glycero-alpha-D-manno-heptose-1,7-bisphosphate 7-phosphatase — MNKAVFLDKDGTLIVDVPYNIDPNRIVLEEGAEKALQLLKKAGFLLVIISNQGGIAKGVIQEQQLAGVEQRINELLAEVEIRLDGFFYCPHDPKGKIAAYTKSCYCRKPAPGLLLQAASVLNIDLEASWMIGDILNDVEAGHRAGCRSILIDNGNETEWLLNDYRIPDFFADNLQEAAAYIQMVAKTYDYESDIL, encoded by the coding sequence ATGAATAAAGCCGTATTCCTGGATAAAGATGGAACACTCATCGTTGATGTACCATACAATATCGATCCTAACAGGATCGTCCTGGAAGAAGGGGCTGAAAAAGCGCTGCAACTGCTGAAAAAAGCAGGCTTCCTGCTAGTCATCATCTCCAACCAGGGAGGCATAGCCAAAGGTGTCATTCAGGAACAGCAGCTCGCAGGAGTAGAACAACGCATCAACGAATTATTAGCAGAAGTAGAGATCCGGCTGGACGGCTTCTTCTATTGCCCGCACGATCCAAAAGGAAAGATTGCGGCTTATACTAAAAGCTGCTATTGCCGTAAACCAGCTCCTGGCCTTTTGCTGCAAGCAGCCAGCGTGCTGAACATAGATTTAGAAGCATCCTGGATGATCGGCGACATACTCAACGATGTGGAAGCCGGGCATCGGGCCGGTTGTCGCAGCATCCTGATCGACAATGGTAACGAAACAGAATGGTTGCTAAATGACTACCGCATACCCGATTTCTTCGCGGATAACCTGCAGGAAGCAGCAGCCTATATACAGATGGTCGCTAAAACCTACGATTATGAATCAGACATACTATGA
- a CDS encoding PfkB family carbohydrate kinase: MNQTYYDIIHRFRQQKVLVIGDLILDIYLKGSTTRLSPDAPVPVVNVANRQTVLGGAGNAAANLRLMGATVTCCSLVGEDADACLANQQLTELGITASLIACPDRETIVKTRIMANDRILARYDAGTETVACPADNDRLKAWLSNTWHHFDAILIADYNKGMFTPELIRLLEELIAQHRPFIAIDSKQLAAFKRLQPSLTKPNYPEVLQLLNTETAMADRQQFIRQEAQSIYDQTQAAITAVTLDQDGAVILEEGVAKFAIDAPQISHPNVSGAGDTYISAFTLSMLSGATIQIAAEIAGAAAAVAVNKQLTACCNQKELIAYFSMSEKLVNDMEQLQYVCELHKAQGKKIVFTNGCFDILHSGHVSYLERARQLGDILIVGINNDESIRRLKGSERPVNQLPDRIQVLAGLSAVNYVIPFGNETDDTPASLIRIVCPDVFAKGGDYNRDNLPEASLLESLGTAMVFLPLVPGRSTSIIIRQINNQPLQQLIER; the protein is encoded by the coding sequence ATGAATCAGACATACTATGATATCATCCATCGCTTTCGACAACAAAAGGTACTCGTAATCGGTGACCTGATCCTGGATATTTATCTTAAAGGCAGCACTACCCGCTTATCACCGGATGCACCCGTACCCGTCGTGAATGTAGCTAACAGGCAAACCGTATTGGGCGGCGCCGGCAATGCAGCCGCTAACCTCCGCTTAATGGGAGCCACAGTCACCTGCTGCAGCCTCGTCGGCGAAGATGCGGACGCATGCCTAGCCAACCAGCAGCTAACCGAATTGGGTATCACCGCCTCACTAATAGCATGCCCCGATCGTGAGACCATAGTAAAAACAAGGATCATGGCCAATGACCGGATACTGGCCAGGTATGACGCAGGTACGGAAACAGTAGCTTGCCCCGCCGATAATGATCGCCTGAAAGCCTGGCTTAGCAACACCTGGCATCATTTTGATGCTATACTGATTGCAGACTACAACAAAGGAATGTTCACCCCGGAACTGATCCGGCTGCTGGAAGAACTGATTGCACAACACCGGCCGTTTATAGCAATAGACTCCAAACAGCTGGCAGCATTTAAACGTCTGCAGCCCTCTCTCACCAAACCCAATTATCCCGAGGTCTTACAGTTACTAAATACGGAAACAGCGATGGCTGACAGGCAACAATTCATCAGGCAAGAGGCCCAAAGTATTTACGACCAGACGCAAGCTGCCATCACCGCAGTCACGCTCGATCAGGATGGTGCTGTCATCCTCGAAGAAGGGGTCGCTAAATTCGCTATCGATGCCCCGCAGATCTCACATCCGAACGTATCAGGCGCAGGAGATACTTACATCAGCGCATTCACCCTCAGCATGCTGTCCGGAGCTACCATACAGATTGCAGCAGAAATAGCCGGCGCAGCAGCAGCGGTAGCAGTGAATAAACAACTGACGGCCTGTTGCAACCAAAAGGAATTGATCGCCTATTTCTCCATGAGCGAAAAACTGGTGAACGATATGGAACAACTGCAATATGTATGCGAACTGCACAAAGCCCAGGGTAAAAAGATCGTATTTACCAATGGTTGCTTTGATATACTGCATAGCGGTCACGTGAGTTATCTGGAACGTGCACGGCAGCTGGGAGATATACTCATCGTTGGCATCAACAACGACGAGAGTATCCGACGCCTCAAAGGAAGCGAACGGCCTGTCAATCAGTTGCCCGACAGGATACAGGTACTGGCAGGCCTCTCCGCAGTGAACTACGTAATACCCTTCGGAAACGAAACAGACGATACCCCTGCTTCGCTTATCCGTATCGTCTGCCCGGATGTCTTTGCAAAAGGAGGCGACTATAACCGCGATAACCTGCCGGAAGCATCCCTGCTAGAGTCGTTGGGCACAGCAATGGTTTTTCTCCCATTGGTGCCCGGCCGCTCTACATCTATCATTATCCGGCAGATCAACAATCAACCGTTGCAACAGCTGATTGAAAGATAA
- a CDS encoding glycosyltransferase family 9 protein: MITSKDIATPSWRHCKHILCIRPDNIGDILMSEPAIRALKNYLGCKITVLTSTAAARITSLMAVIDDVIPFDVPWAKHDYPTGADAFQEMVSTLASRHFDGAVIFTVYSQNPMPAIMLAYLADIPLRLAYCRENPYDLLTHWIPEKEPYTFIRHQVRRDLDLVGEIGASIDDEHLRLSLNAAAGRNAVRLMKEHLQPSSYRHWILVHTGVSEYRRAYPVNDWIAIGKFLVEELSCQLLFTGTTAESKQIDAICNGIGPGAVSLAGCCDLTQLTMLIRLSPLLLSVNTGMVHIAAATGTPVVVLYAMTNPQHTPWMVPNEVLYFPVKKGQESNNEVVRYGMRIMEDTSGTPVSMSNIASAIARLLGITLPVEKDGNIRSSSDEMFCSH; this comes from the coding sequence ATGATAACATCAAAAGACATAGCAACGCCGTCCTGGAGGCATTGTAAACATATTCTGTGTATACGTCCCGACAATATCGGAGATATTTTAATGAGCGAACCGGCAATACGGGCGCTGAAGAATTATCTGGGTTGTAAGATCACCGTATTGACTTCAACAGCAGCTGCACGTATCACATCACTGATGGCTGTCATTGATGATGTCATTCCATTTGATGTCCCCTGGGCAAAACATGACTATCCTACAGGCGCCGATGCCTTTCAGGAAATGGTAAGCACACTGGCTTCCAGGCATTTCGATGGGGCTGTCATCTTCACCGTATATAGCCAGAATCCAATGCCTGCTATCATGCTCGCTTACCTGGCGGATATTCCGTTAAGATTAGCCTATTGCAGAGAAAATCCTTATGATTTGTTGACACATTGGATCCCCGAAAAAGAACCTTATACCTTTATCCGCCACCAGGTACGAAGAGACCTCGACCTGGTAGGAGAGATAGGCGCAAGTATCGACGATGAACATTTGCGGTTGAGTCTTAACGCAGCGGCAGGCAGAAATGCCGTCCGGTTGATGAAAGAACACCTGCAGCCGTCGTCATACAGACATTGGATACTGGTACATACCGGGGTAAGTGAATATAGGCGGGCATACCCTGTAAATGATTGGATAGCCATTGGTAAATTCCTGGTAGAAGAACTATCCTGCCAGCTGTTGTTCACCGGTACTACTGCTGAAAGTAAACAGATAGACGCCATCTGCAATGGCATTGGCCCTGGTGCGGTATCGCTGGCGGGCTGCTGCGATCTCACACAACTCACGATGCTGATCCGGCTAAGCCCCTTACTGTTGTCTGTCAATACCGGAATGGTACATATTGCAGCTGCTACCGGTACGCCTGTTGTCGTACTCTATGCCATGACCAACCCACAGCATACCCCTTGGATGGTACCCAATGAAGTCCTCTATTTTCCGGTTAAAAAAGGGCAGGAAAGTAATAATGAAGTGGTACGCTACGGCATGCGGATCATGGAAGATACCTCCGGTACCCCTGTTAGCATGAGTAATATTGCCAGCGCAATAGCACGTTTACTGGGCATCACCCTGCCTGTGGAAAAGGATGGTAATATACGTTCCTCATCCGATGAGATGTTCTGCAGCCATTAA